CCATAGCCCGGCAGGGCGTTGAGCCGCTTGTACAGCACGGGCCCGGTGGTGACGTCGCGCCAGATCGCCGAGGCGTCACCGTCGTACTGCTCGACCACAGCGCGGGCCAGGTCTTGCACGCGGGCGCCCATCGACTTCGGGTAACGGTGCACGGCCGGCGGGCCGGTCATCAGCTCGGTGAAACGGTCGGGGGCGGTGGCCGCCACCAGCTTCGGGTCGAGATCGTGGCTGCCCAGCCGGTCGGCGATCAGCCGGGGACCGGCGAACGCCTTCTCCATCGGCACCTGCTGGTCGAGCAACATGCCGGTGAGCAGGGCGAACGGGTCGTGGCTGAGCAGTTCGTCGGCCGCGGTCTGCTGCGCCAGGCGGATCCGGGTCACCGGATGCCCTGCCGCTCGTCGATGCTGCTCACGCTCAGCGTGTACACCTCGCCGTCGTGGCCGGAGTCGTCGAGCGGGGTGCGCTGGTCGACCTTGACCGCCAGCACCGGGCAGGAGGAGTCGAGCAG
The sequence above is drawn from the Kineosporia corallincola genome and encodes:
- a CDS encoding HhH-GPD-type base excision DNA repair protein — encoded protein: MTRIRLAQQTAADELLSHDPFALLTGMLLDQQVPMEKAFAGPRLIADRLGSHDLDPKLVAATAPDRFTELMTGPPAVHRYPKSMGARVQDLARAVVEQYDGDASAIWRDVTTGPVLYKRLNALPGYGPQKARIFVALLAKQLGVTPEGWQKASGDYGLQGFRSVADVVDDDSLLKVREYKKSVKAAAKEAKK